Proteins from a genomic interval of Kitasatospora kifunensis:
- a CDS encoding ATP-binding protein — protein sequence MNDCPINLFHVQAGDGAVAKARRQIAALVNELGLPLSGHAVADAQLCTSEIITNALIHAGGECWVQVEWTGNHLKVEVTDRSLRLPVVLTPDYEKGSGRGLALVDSLAYSWGWEPRELGKTVHFLIAADASLTGDERLGALVRRTREKATPPAGAVAAA from the coding sequence GTGAACGACTGCCCCATCAATCTCTTCCACGTCCAGGCCGGCGACGGTGCGGTGGCCAAGGCACGGCGCCAAATCGCCGCGCTGGTCAATGAGCTGGGCCTTCCCCTATCAGGGCATGCGGTGGCCGACGCGCAGTTGTGCACCAGTGAGATCATCACCAACGCGCTGATCCACGCGGGCGGCGAGTGTTGGGTGCAGGTGGAGTGGACGGGCAACCACCTCAAGGTCGAGGTAACTGACCGGTCGCTTCGACTGCCCGTGGTGCTTACCCCTGACTACGAGAAGGGTTCCGGACGTGGCCTCGCCCTGGTCGACAGCCTTGCCTACTCCTGGGGGTGGGAGCCGAGGGAGCTGGGCAAGACGGTCCATTTCCTGATCGCTGCTGACGCGTCCTTGACCGGTGATGAGCGTCTGGGTGCCCTGGTGCGCCGCACCCGCGAGAAGGCCACTCCCCCGGCCGGTGCGGTGGCCGCCGCGTGA
- a CDS encoding helix-turn-helix domain-containing protein, protein MDQEPDVWTHPELRAAVAAEDWPTVLKKWRFLTRINQSKLGALVGLAQPDVSAIENRRRDVTSVEVRQRIIDGLRIPVELLAGGREDLPLPSMVLPGVVADPEMDRLLKVRSGVRLDTASLEAMERLLAEHRRAEDTLGSRVMNGVVAAQFESVAGLYDQARGPLADRLVKLLAEYAQFLAWMAQDQDNAPVALGWFDRSYDWALESGYGDMAATTMSMKAHLAWSHGNGRRCIRLGEAAASTVGATDATRAMAVQMAGRGHALEGDADAAHRRLDEARQIITGTADAPPWLYFYGESWFAAQRGMAELHLKQWQSAADNLAVGLAGFASTYRRDRAWYGACLAHAYAGGGEEEAALETALAIVGDASEVGRPHAWGELHTVAGVLLRRGAPQGRLLFDALAALD, encoded by the coding sequence ATGGACCAGGAGCCGGATGTCTGGACACACCCCGAACTGCGGGCTGCGGTGGCGGCCGAGGACTGGCCGACGGTGCTGAAGAAGTGGCGATTCCTCACGCGCATCAACCAGAGCAAGCTCGGCGCGCTGGTCGGCCTGGCGCAGCCGGACGTTTCGGCGATCGAGAATCGGCGCAGGGACGTCACGTCGGTCGAGGTCCGCCAGCGGATCATTGACGGCCTGCGGATCCCTGTGGAGCTGCTGGCCGGTGGCCGGGAGGATCTGCCGCTGCCGTCGATGGTGCTGCCCGGTGTCGTCGCCGACCCAGAGATGGACCGCTTGCTGAAGGTGCGCAGCGGCGTGCGGCTCGACACCGCTTCGCTGGAGGCGATGGAGCGGCTGCTGGCCGAGCACCGCCGCGCGGAGGACACGTTGGGTTCGCGGGTGATGAACGGGGTGGTGGCCGCGCAGTTCGAGTCGGTGGCCGGGCTCTACGACCAGGCGCGCGGGCCGCTCGCCGACCGGCTGGTGAAGCTGCTCGCCGAGTACGCCCAGTTTCTGGCGTGGATGGCGCAGGACCAGGACAATGCGCCCGTAGCGCTCGGCTGGTTCGACCGTTCGTACGACTGGGCGTTGGAGTCGGGCTACGGCGACATGGCCGCCACCACGATGAGCATGAAGGCGCACCTCGCGTGGTCGCACGGCAACGGCCGCCGCTGCATCCGGCTGGGCGAGGCAGCAGCGTCCACCGTGGGGGCGACCGACGCGACCCGGGCCATGGCGGTGCAGATGGCCGGGCGCGGACACGCCTTGGAAGGTGACGCCGATGCCGCCCACCGCAGGCTGGACGAGGCTCGGCAGATCATCACTGGGACGGCGGACGCTCCGCCATGGCTCTACTTCTACGGTGAGTCGTGGTTCGCCGCACAGCGCGGCATGGCGGAACTGCACCTGAAGCAGTGGCAGAGCGCAGCGGACAATCTGGCCGTTGGCCTGGCGGGCTTTGCGTCCACCTACCGGCGGGATCGGGCCTGGTACGGGGCCTGCCTCGCCCACGCCTACGCGGGCGGCGGCGAGGAGGAGGCCGCGCTGGAGACCGCGTTGGCGATCGTCGGCGACGCATCCGAGGTGGGCCGGCCGCATGCCTGGGGCGAATTGCATACTGTGGCAGGCGTTTTGCTGCGAAGAGGTGCTCCGCAAGGGCGGCTGCTGTTCGACGCTCTGGCGGCGCTGGACTGA
- a CDS encoding DUF5919 domain-containing protein, with translation MIWPDSVRANVKTGHDREVFAVYPYRSACPSSVWAQLMSDATSEIFLAGYTNYFVWLEQPALHQTLRRKAESGCRVRFLLGDPGSETTRQREQLEDVALTVSTRIRITLENVAKLAAVGGVEARFSAPEDGPNHVSLSVFRFDQHALVTPHLARVVGHDSPMMHLRRGQDGGLFDRFTEHAEELWGHGIPV, from the coding sequence ATGATCTGGCCGGACTCCGTCCGGGCGAACGTCAAGACCGGGCATGACCGGGAGGTGTTCGCCGTATATCCCTACCGCTCGGCCTGCCCGAGTTCCGTCTGGGCCCAGTTGATGTCCGATGCCACATCCGAGATCTTCCTGGCCGGATACACCAACTACTTCGTCTGGCTGGAGCAACCAGCGCTGCACCAGACGCTGCGCCGCAAGGCGGAGAGCGGTTGCCGGGTTCGCTTCCTGCTCGGCGACCCCGGCTCCGAGACGACACGCCAGCGCGAGCAACTCGAAGACGTGGCCCTCACCGTCTCGACCCGGATCCGGATCACCCTGGAGAACGTTGCCAAGCTCGCCGCAGTCGGCGGCGTCGAGGCCCGCTTCAGCGCGCCGGAGGACGGCCCGAACCATGTGAGCCTGTCCGTCTTCCGGTTCGACCAGCACGCATTGGTGACGCCCCACCTCGCCCGCGTCGTCGGCCACGACTCACCGATGATGCACCTGCGGCGCGGCCAGGACGGCGGACTGTTCGACCGATTCACCGAGCATGCCGAGGAGTTGTGGGGGCACGGTATCCCCGTATAG
- a CDS encoding RNA polymerase sigma-70 factor, producing the protein MNKVEEFEELRPLLFSIAYRILGSVAEAEDAVQEAWLRFDGSATRPTSTKAFLSATVTRISIDVLRSARVRREEYVGPWFPEPLLADPYEDPARSVELADSVSMAALLLLERLSPLERAVFVLREVFGFGFPEIASTVGRTEAACRQLATRSRRHMDAGRPRFEADRSEREELAGRFFDAFREGDVDGLRELLAADVQLVGDGGGKAPLFANVIVGSANVARLLASFVTHFVRIGVRVEPHRVNGQPGAVFRDRDGKVLNILALDVLDGQIQTIRSVMNPDKLGHLGPVADAWALKRESQQARRARG; encoded by the coding sequence GTGAACAAGGTCGAGGAGTTCGAGGAGCTGCGGCCGCTGCTGTTCTCGATCGCCTATCGGATTCTGGGCAGTGTGGCCGAGGCCGAGGACGCGGTGCAGGAGGCCTGGCTGCGCTTTGACGGCTCGGCGACCCGGCCCACGTCGACCAAGGCCTTCCTGTCGGCCACGGTCACCCGGATCTCGATCGACGTGCTGCGCTCCGCGCGGGTGCGGCGGGAGGAGTACGTGGGCCCGTGGTTTCCCGAACCGCTGCTCGCCGATCCCTACGAGGATCCGGCGCGGTCGGTGGAGCTGGCCGACTCCGTGTCGATGGCGGCGCTCCTGCTGCTGGAGCGACTCAGCCCGCTGGAGCGCGCGGTGTTCGTGCTGCGGGAGGTGTTCGGCTTCGGCTTCCCGGAGATCGCCTCGACGGTGGGACGCACGGAGGCGGCGTGCCGTCAGCTCGCCACCCGGTCGCGCCGCCACATGGACGCGGGCCGACCCCGGTTCGAGGCCGACCGATCCGAACGCGAGGAACTCGCCGGCCGATTCTTCGACGCCTTCCGGGAAGGCGACGTCGACGGCCTGCGCGAGTTGCTGGCCGCCGACGTCCAACTCGTCGGGGACGGCGGCGGCAAGGCCCCGCTCTTCGCCAACGTCATCGTCGGCTCCGCCAACGTGGCCCGGCTGCTCGCCTCGTTCGTCACGCACTTCGTGCGGATCGGCGTGCGGGTGGAGCCGCACCGGGTCAACGGCCAACCGGGCGCGGTCTTCCGCGACCGGGACGGCAAGGTCCTCAACATCCTGGCGCTCGACGTCCTCGACGGACAGATCCAGACGATCCGCTCGGTGATGAACCCCGACAAGCTCGGGCACCTCGGCCCGGTCGCGGACGCCTGGGCACTCAAGCGCGAGTCCCAGCAGGCGCGTCGGGCCAGGGGCTGA
- a CDS encoding carboxymuconolactone decarboxylase family protein, whose product MDARLDFFADPTAGKALKHLMSVGRLLKESPLPTATQELVALRVSQINGCAVCIDMHTKEATAAGETSVRLNLVAAWREAVVFTEAERAALELAEEGTRVADAAGGVGDEVWEHAAEHYDQEQLAALVLLVSFMNMVNRANVITRQPAGNYVAGQFH is encoded by the coding sequence ATGGACGCGCGACTGGACTTCTTCGCCGACCCGACCGCCGGCAAGGCCCTCAAGCACCTCATGTCAGTGGGCAGGCTGCTCAAGGAGTCGCCGCTGCCGACCGCCACGCAGGAGCTGGTGGCGCTTCGAGTGAGCCAGATCAACGGCTGCGCCGTCTGCATCGACATGCACACCAAGGAGGCCACCGCGGCCGGCGAGACCTCGGTGCGGCTGAACCTGGTGGCGGCGTGGCGGGAGGCCGTGGTCTTCACCGAGGCCGAACGCGCCGCGCTGGAGCTGGCGGAGGAGGGGACCCGGGTCGCCGATGCCGCCGGTGGGGTCGGTGACGAGGTGTGGGAGCACGCCGCCGAGCACTACGACCAGGAGCAACTCGCCGCCCTGGTGCTCCTGGTCTCGTTCATGAACATGGTGAACCGGGCGAACGTCATCACCCGGCAGCCGGCCGGCAACTACGTAGCCGGCCAGTTCCACTGA
- a CDS encoding bile acid:sodium symporter family protein codes for MPRPNRSLRSPRLRRLRVDPFIASLLGTVAFAAVLPARGAAAPAVSDAAVGAVAVLFFLYGARLSAREALDGLKRWRLHGIVLAVTFGLFPLLGIAARVLVPGLLSPQLYQGLLFLTLLPSTVQSSIAFTSIARGNTAAAVCSATFSTLFGIVLTPLLAAFLLHTKGGISPGSVLEIAEQLLLPFAAGQLLRRWIAAWMARHRSVLGLVDRGSILLVVYSAFSAAVVGGVWGALSLPRLGALFVVEAVLLALVLTTTLLAGRRLGFDRGDMIAIVFCGSKKSLASGVPMASVLFPGAAAGLMVLPLMLFHQLQLMVCAVLARRWGAQSPAAATGAAGAGAEPVMAGVESS; via the coding sequence ATGCCTCGCCCCAATCGTTCGCTCCGGTCCCCCCGCTTGCGCCGTCTGCGGGTCGACCCGTTCATCGCGTCGCTGCTGGGCACGGTCGCGTTCGCCGCCGTACTCCCCGCCCGGGGTGCCGCCGCACCGGCCGTCTCCGACGCCGCCGTGGGCGCGGTCGCCGTGCTCTTCTTCCTCTACGGCGCCCGGCTCTCCGCCCGCGAGGCGCTGGACGGGCTCAAGCGGTGGCGGCTGCACGGCATCGTGCTCGCCGTGACCTTCGGCCTCTTCCCCCTGCTCGGCATCGCCGCCCGGGTGCTGGTGCCCGGCCTGCTGTCGCCGCAGCTCTACCAGGGCCTGCTCTTCCTGACCCTGCTGCCCTCCACCGTGCAGTCCTCGATCGCCTTCACCTCCATAGCCCGGGGCAACACCGCCGCCGCGGTCTGCAGCGCGACCTTCTCCACCCTGTTCGGCATCGTCCTGACCCCGCTGCTCGCGGCTTTCCTGCTGCACACCAAGGGCGGCATATCGCCGGGCAGCGTCCTGGAGATCGCCGAACAACTCCTCCTCCCCTTCGCCGCCGGTCAGTTGCTGCGCCGCTGGATCGCCGCCTGGATGGCCCGCCATCGCTCCGTCCTCGGCCTGGTCGACCGCGGCTCGATCCTGCTGGTCGTCTACAGCGCCTTCAGCGCCGCCGTGGTGGGCGGCGTGTGGGGCGCGCTCTCGCTGCCGCGGCTGGGGGCGCTGTTCGTGGTGGAGGCGGTGCTGCTGGCGCTGGTCCTGACCACCACGCTGCTGGCCGGGCGCCGGCTCGGGTTCGACCGGGGGGACATGATCGCGATCGTCTTCTGCGGCTCGAAGAAGAGCCTGGCCAGCGGCGTCCCGATGGCCAGCGTCCTCTTCCCGGGCGCGGCCGCCGGGTTGATGGTGCTGCCGCTGATGCTCTTCCACCAACTGCAGCTGATGGTCTGCGCGGTCCTCGCCCGCCGCTGGGGCGCGCAGTCGCCGGCGGCCGCTACGGGGGCTGCTGGGGCTGGGGCCGAGCCAGTCATGGCGGGCGTCGAGTCGTCCTGA
- a CDS encoding LysR family transcriptional regulator, with amino-acid sequence MFDPVQLRSFLAVAQTGGFTRAAQRLGLRQSTVSQHVRRLEEAAGRRLFLRDTHSVQLTSEGEAMLGFARTILEAHEQAVGYFAQTQVRGRVRFGASEDFVYTELPQILRGFRRTNPQVDLELTVGLSGVLYEQLADGRLDLVLGKRPPGGGSQGQLVWQDKLVWIGAEDFRADAAQPLPLILYPPPSFTRLRALEVCERAGRPWRIACTSTSLSGVRAAALAGLGVVPHARSLIPPGLRVLPDQVGLPDLGTTEFALTTGRTTVRGPVRVLAEAVLADAFRLHRAPERTG; translated from the coding sequence GTGTTCGATCCGGTCCAGCTGAGGTCCTTCCTCGCGGTCGCCCAGACCGGCGGCTTCACCCGAGCCGCCCAGCGGTTGGGGCTGCGGCAGTCGACGGTCAGCCAGCACGTGCGGCGACTGGAGGAGGCGGCCGGCCGGCGGCTCTTCCTGCGCGACACCCACTCCGTGCAGCTCACCAGCGAGGGCGAGGCCATGCTCGGCTTCGCCCGCACGATCCTGGAGGCCCACGAGCAGGCGGTCGGCTACTTCGCGCAGACCCAGGTGCGCGGGCGGGTGCGGTTCGGCGCCTCCGAGGACTTCGTCTACACCGAGCTGCCGCAGATCCTGCGGGGCTTTCGGCGGACCAACCCCCAGGTCGACCTCGAACTCACCGTCGGGCTCAGCGGGGTGCTCTACGAGCAGCTGGCCGACGGACGGCTCGACCTGGTGCTCGGCAAGCGCCCGCCCGGTGGCGGCTCGCAAGGCCAACTGGTCTGGCAGGACAAGCTGGTGTGGATCGGGGCCGAGGACTTCCGGGCGGATGCGGCCCAGCCGCTGCCGCTGATCCTCTACCCGCCGCCCAGCTTCACCCGCCTGCGCGCGCTGGAGGTCTGCGAACGAGCCGGGCGGCCCTGGCGGATCGCCTGTACCAGCACCAGCCTGTCCGGTGTGCGGGCTGCCGCGCTGGCCGGGCTCGGGGTGGTGCCGCACGCCAGGAGCCTGATCCCACCGGGCCTGCGGGTGCTGCCCGACCAGGTGGGCCTGCCGGACCTCGGGACCACCGAGTTCGCCCTCACCACGGGACGCACCACGGTGCGCGGACCGGTGCGGGTGCTGGCCGAGGCCGTCCTCGCGGACGCGTTCCGCCTGCACCGCGCACCGGAGCGGACGGGGTGA
- a CDS encoding purine-cytosine permease family protein, protein MPRLTPRFAPRARPPSSERRSMFERHSIDHVPADERHGTVRQQGPFWFLGNFQPCTVALGFIGPALGLSVGWTVLAGLLGIALGTVFMAVHAGQGPRLGLPQLVQSRAQFGYRGVVLVLAGALLTFVGFNVVNLLIVDAGLHGLFGWSTTGGALAATLAATALAAWGHDWLHRAFRLLFWLSLPLWLLLSAGLLAGWAGPAAPDPGGFTAAAFAAQFTAAAGYNLTFVPYVSDYSRYLPHTTRATQLARHVFWGAAASPCWLIPIGAWLAARLGSTDPLLGLAEAGNRVTAHLGSALAPLTLLALVAVMGLNAYSGMLTLLTAADSLRIRPARPGRPTHPGCPTQPGRPAHPEPVRGPVARLLALGALALAWSALALGPTAQVSATLDDAVLLMLYLLAPWSAINLVDDLLVRRGRYAVTQLSRPDGLYGNWAWRGILAYCCALAACFPFATLSFFTGPAARALGGVDLAFVVGLTVAGTLYRVFARSLDLAAEAPVVAASERELALQELALSS, encoded by the coding sequence GTGCCCCGCCTCACGCCCCGCTTCGCCCCGCGTGCCCGGCCGCCGTCGTCCGAGCGGCGCTCCATGTTCGAGCGGCACTCCATCGACCATGTGCCCGCGGACGAACGCCACGGCACGGTCCGGCAGCAGGGTCCGTTCTGGTTCCTCGGCAACTTCCAACCCTGCACGGTCGCACTCGGGTTCATCGGCCCGGCGCTCGGCCTCTCGGTCGGCTGGACGGTCCTGGCCGGCCTGCTGGGTATCGCGTTGGGCACCGTCTTCATGGCCGTCCACGCCGGCCAGGGTCCACGCCTCGGTCTTCCCCAACTGGTGCAGTCCCGAGCCCAGTTCGGCTATCGGGGCGTGGTGCTGGTGCTGGCCGGCGCGCTCCTGACCTTCGTCGGCTTCAACGTCGTCAACCTGCTGATCGTCGACGCCGGGCTGCACGGCCTCTTCGGCTGGAGCACGACCGGCGGCGCGCTGGCCGCCACCCTCGCCGCCACCGCGCTCGCGGCCTGGGGCCACGACTGGCTGCACCGGGCGTTCCGCCTGCTCTTCTGGCTCTCCCTCCCCCTCTGGCTGCTGCTGAGCGCGGGCCTGCTGGCCGGATGGGCCGGCCCGGCCGCTCCCGACCCGGGCGGCTTCACCGCGGCGGCCTTCGCCGCGCAGTTCACGGCGGCCGCGGGCTACAACCTCACCTTCGTCCCCTACGTGTCCGACTACTCGCGCTACCTGCCGCACACCACCCGCGCCACCCAGCTGGCCCGGCACGTCTTCTGGGGCGCGGCCGCCTCGCCGTGCTGGCTGATCCCGATCGGCGCCTGGCTGGCGGCCCGGCTCGGCAGCACGGACCCGCTGCTCGGCCTGGCCGAGGCCGGTAACCGGGTGACCGCCCACCTCGGCTCCGCCCTCGCCCCGCTGACCCTGCTGGCGCTGGTGGCCGTGATGGGCCTGAACGCCTACAGCGGCATGCTGACCCTGCTCACCGCCGCCGACTCACTGCGCATCCGCCCGGCCCGCCCAGGACGCCCCACTCACCCGGGCTGCCCGACTCAGCCAGGCCGCCCCGCTCACCCAGAGCCCGTCCGGGGCCCGGTAGCCCGGCTGCTGGCGCTGGGCGCCCTCGCGCTCGCCTGGTCCGCCCTCGCACTGGGCCCGACCGCACAGGTCTCGGCCACGCTCGACGACGCCGTGCTGCTGATGCTCTACCTGCTCGCCCCGTGGAGCGCGATCAACCTGGTCGACGACCTGCTGGTCCGCCGCGGCCGCTATGCCGTCACCCAACTCTCCCGGCCGGACGGCCTCTACGGGAACTGGGCCTGGCGCGGCATCCTGGCCTACTGCTGCGCACTGGCCGCCTGCTTCCCGTTCGCCACCCTCTCCTTCTTCACCGGCCCCGCGGCGCGCGCCCTCGGCGGCGTCGACCTCGCCTTCGTGGTCGGCCTGACCGTCGCCGGCACGCTGTACCGGGTGTTCGCCCGCTCACTCGACCTGGCCGCCGAGGCGCCGGTGGTAGCCGCGAGCGAACGCGAACTCGCCCTTCAGGAGCTGGCGTTGAGCAGCTGA
- a CDS encoding amino acid permease, which produces MQTSPAIPRQAAPPTPTEAGEPAPEQVKARQGGRFGLPTATALVMGNIIGGGIFMLPAAVAPYGTVSLLSFAVLTVGAIALALVFGKLARRNPRTGGPYVYAREAFGDFAGFLSAWSYWITTWVSNAALAVAAVGYLDVLLPIQHSTLLTIGAALALQWLPALANLAGTRYVGVVQVVSTVLKFIPLLLVAVGGLGFFDPAKMGPFDASGSGWLGGMTAAAAILLFSYLGVESAAMSAGQVRDPERNVGRASVLGTAGAAVVYLLGTLAVFGTVAHSQLIHSTAPFSDAVNAMFGGSWGGTAIAVAALVSMTGALNGWTLLAAQAPYAAARDGLFPAVFAVERRGVPVFGVLISVGLASLLTVLNFASGAKGAFEILVLVTSFTATVPYLLSTAAQLYWLVRGEQGKVAPGRLLRDAALGLGAFAFSLWLLAGAGYAAVYQGVLFLFAGILVYVWMAGRRGRQEV; this is translated from the coding sequence ATGCAGACCAGCCCGGCCATCCCTCGCCAGGCAGCCCCACCCACCCCGACCGAGGCCGGTGAACCGGCGCCCGAGCAGGTGAAGGCCCGTCAGGGCGGCCGGTTCGGCCTGCCGACCGCCACCGCGCTGGTGATGGGAAACATCATCGGCGGCGGCATCTTCATGCTGCCCGCCGCGGTCGCGCCGTACGGGACGGTCAGCCTGCTCTCGTTCGCCGTGCTGACCGTCGGCGCCATCGCGCTCGCGCTGGTCTTCGGCAAGCTGGCGCGGCGCAACCCGCGCACCGGCGGGCCCTACGTCTACGCGCGCGAGGCGTTCGGTGACTTCGCCGGCTTCCTGTCGGCCTGGTCGTACTGGATCACCACCTGGGTCAGCAACGCCGCGCTCGCGGTGGCCGCGGTCGGCTACCTCGACGTGCTGCTGCCGATCCAGCACTCCACGCTGCTCACCATCGGCGCCGCGCTGGCCCTGCAGTGGCTGCCCGCGCTGGCCAACCTGGCCGGGACCCGGTACGTGGGGGTGGTCCAAGTCGTCTCCACCGTCCTGAAGTTCATCCCGCTGCTGCTGGTGGCGGTCGGCGGTCTGGGCTTCTTCGACCCGGCCAAGATGGGCCCGTTCGACGCCTCGGGCAGCGGCTGGCTGGGCGGCATGACGGCGGCCGCCGCGATCCTGCTCTTCAGCTACCTGGGCGTGGAGTCCGCCGCGATGAGCGCGGGCCAGGTCCGCGACCCGGAGCGCAACGTCGGGCGGGCCAGCGTGCTCGGCACCGCCGGTGCGGCCGTGGTCTACCTGCTCGGCACGCTCGCGGTCTTCGGCACGGTCGCGCACAGCCAGCTGATCCACTCCACCGCGCCCTTCTCGGACGCCGTGAACGCGATGTTCGGCGGCTCCTGGGGTGGCACCGCGATCGCGGTGGCCGCGCTGGTGTCGATGACCGGAGCGCTCAACGGCTGGACCCTGCTGGCCGCCCAGGCACCGTACGCCGCCGCGCGGGACGGGCTCTTCCCGGCCGTCTTCGCCGTCGAGCGGCGTGGGGTGCCGGTCTTCGGTGTGCTGATCAGCGTCGGTCTCGCCTCGCTGCTGACCGTCCTCAACTTCGCCTCGGGGGCCAAGGGCGCCTTCGAGATCCTGGTCCTGGTGACCTCCTTCACCGCCACCGTCCCCTACCTGCTCTCCACCGCCGCGCAGTTGTACTGGCTGGTGCGCGGCGAGCAGGGCAAGGTGGCGCCGGGGCGCCTGCTGCGGGACGCGGCGCTGGGGCTGGGCGCGTTCGCGTTCTCGCTCTGGCTGCTGGCCGGCGCCGGCTACGCGGCCGTCTACCAGGGCGTGCTCTTCCTGTTCGCCGGGATCCTGGTCTACGTCTGGATGGCTGGCCGGCGCGGCCGGCAAGAGGTCTGA
- a CDS encoding MgtC/SapB family protein has product MTPGASALLGAGVNEPFGQGWVQFAELGIALLLSCAIGLEREIRQKAAGLRTYTVVGIGAALFTLISKYGFTDVLHGGEVQLDPSRMAAQIVSGLGFIGAGVIFVQRGSVRGLTTAATIWLTAAVGSAAAAGLPLLAIGTTFGYFVVCYGLRPLVHRLPRLRTLPTVFRITYTGGHGLLRSVLDEFTGSGFAILEFATLAAGSGDTSSAGLPGSERAEDEGPTIGPIVEVSVSVQGRGDLDELTAHLARIPGVLSCKWSSPGDE; this is encoded by the coding sequence ATGACGCCCGGCGCGAGCGCCCTGCTCGGCGCCGGGGTGAACGAGCCTTTCGGTCAGGGCTGGGTGCAGTTCGCCGAGCTCGGCATCGCCCTGCTGCTCTCCTGCGCGATCGGCCTGGAGCGGGAGATCCGGCAGAAGGCGGCCGGCCTGCGCACCTACACGGTGGTCGGGATCGGTGCCGCGCTCTTCACCCTGATCAGCAAGTACGGCTTCACCGACGTGCTGCACGGCGGCGAGGTCCAGCTCGACCCCTCCCGGATGGCCGCGCAGATCGTCTCCGGGCTCGGCTTCATCGGGGCAGGGGTGATCTTCGTCCAGCGCGGCTCGGTGCGCGGACTGACCACCGCGGCCACCATCTGGCTGACGGCGGCGGTGGGCAGCGCCGCGGCGGCCGGGCTGCCGCTGCTGGCGATCGGGACCACCTTCGGGTACTTCGTGGTCTGCTACGGACTGCGCCCGCTGGTCCACCGGCTGCCGCGACTGCGTACCCTGCCGACCGTCTTCCGGATCACCTACACCGGTGGCCACGGCCTGCTGCGCTCGGTGCTCGACGAGTTCACCGGCTCCGGGTTCGCCATCCTGGAGTTCGCCACGCTCGCCGCGGGCAGCGGGGACACCTCGTCCGCCGGGTTGCCCGGCAGCGAGCGCGCGGAGGACGAGGGCCCGACCATCGGCCCGATCGTGGAGGTGTCCGTCTCCGTCCAAGGGCGCGGCGACCTGGACGAGTTGACGGCACACCTGGCCCGGATCCCGGGCGTACTGTCCTGCAAGTGGAGCAGCCCGGGAGACGAGTGA
- a CDS encoding glycosyltransferase family 2 protein — translation MNTLSIVIPALNEAENLPAVMASIPFAELKDEGWEAEVVVVDNGSTDGTGDVARLLGARVVNQPARGYGNAYRAGFGAATGDIIATGDADRTYPFDALPRLLRTLVDHDVEFMTTNRLIGGNSEAMKPSHSLGNHVLSAISRTLFRNELRDSQSGMWVFRRYVWQRLDVRSTGMSFSQEIKNAATRAGYRYLEIPIEYRKRGGQVKLNAFRDGTENLRQLFEHNFRRTRPVPRPVPRTVAATVAHEYDRI, via the coding sequence ATGAACACACTGTCCATCGTCATACCCGCGCTCAACGAGGCCGAAAACCTGCCCGCCGTCATGGCGTCGATCCCGTTCGCCGAGCTGAAGGACGAGGGCTGGGAGGCCGAGGTGGTGGTCGTCGACAACGGCTCCACCGACGGCACCGGCGACGTCGCCCGCCTGCTCGGCGCCCGCGTGGTCAACCAGCCCGCGCGCGGCTACGGCAACGCCTACCGGGCCGGCTTCGGCGCCGCCACCGGCGACATCATCGCCACCGGCGACGCCGACCGCACCTACCCCTTCGACGCGTTGCCCCGCCTGCTGCGCACCCTGGTCGACCACGACGTCGAGTTCATGACGACCAACCGGCTGATCGGCGGCAACAGCGAGGCGATGAAGCCCTCGCACTCACTGGGCAACCACGTGCTCAGTGCGATCAGCCGCACCTTGTTCCGCAACGAGCTGCGCGACTCGCAGTCCGGCATGTGGGTCTTCCGCCGCTACGTGTGGCAGCGGCTGGACGTCCGCTCCACCGGGATGTCCTTCTCCCAGGAGATCAAGAACGCGGCCACCAGGGCCGGTTACCGATACTTGGAGATTCCGATCGAATACCGCAAACGTGGCGGCCAGGTGAAGCTGAACGCCTTCCGGGACGGCACCGAGAACCTGCGCCAGCTCTTCGAGCACAACTTCCGTCGCACCCGCCCGGTCCCGCGCCCGGTGCCGCGCACGGTGGCTGCCACCGTCGCCCACGAGTACGACCGGATATGA